A window of the Oncorhynchus kisutch isolate 150728-3 linkage group LG12, Okis_V2, whole genome shotgun sequence genome harbors these coding sequences:
- the aig1 gene encoding androgen-induced gene 1 protein isoform X2, translating to MCIYKFVVTMFWTLYLYDRDLVYPRLLDNFIPQWLNHGMHTTVLPFIIIEMRTTHHQYPSRPCGTIAVCSFAVGYVIWMCWVNHVTGVWVYPLLEQISPLAKVAFFFCLTVLINIYYVLGEILNSYIWDASKCVLDTDKAKSD from the exons TTTGTGGTGACCATGTTCTGGACCCTGTACTTGTATGACAGAGACCTGGTGTACCCCAGACTGCTGGACAACTTCATACCCCAGTGGCTCAACCACGGCATG CACACAACCGTCCTCCCCTTCATCATCATTGAGATGAGGACCACGCACCACCAGTATCCCAGCAGGCCTTGTGGAACGATAGCTGTGTGCAGCTTTGCCGTGGGATACGTTATATG GATGTGCTGGGTGAACCATGTGACCGGCGTGTGGGTCTACCCCCTGTTGGAGCAGATCAGTCCCCTGGCGAAGGTGGCCTTCTTCTTCTGCCTCACTGTCCTGATTAACATCTACTACGTCCTGGGAGAGATCCTCAACAGCTACATCTGGGACGCCTCCAAAT GTGTTCTAGACACAGACAAGGCTAAATCCGACTGA